The Treponema phagedenis DNA segment ATCAACACCCGTCTTACATTGAATGCGGACTACACCTTTAGCTGCACTCAGCAGGGACTCGGAAAGGTGTCGGATGTTTTTAAAGAAACGGGAAAATGGGAATTTACAGCGGAGAAAAAAATACAGTTGTTCCACGATTCGGGAATGGTAACCTATTATAAAATTATCAACGAAAATGAAATTCAACTTTTAGGTATCGAAAATGTTGATGAGCTGAACTCTCCGCTTGCAGAATTTTATATTTTAAAAAGAGAGACAAAATAACTTCTCATACCGGTAAATTTTCCGTGTTTTGCGATTCAAACTCATGCAAAACACTAACTGCGACGATGCTTTGCTTGTTTTCTAAAACAAACAGGCAAAGCTTGTTGACGCTATTTTGCTTTGAATAAAAACAAAGCTATTGCTCTTCTCCCTTTTGCAGGTCAGCAAATATAAAACAATTCCAACACGATAAAGACATTCCTTTTTAATTCAGCGGTTGCACAAATAAGCGGGAATATTAATACAAACACCACAAAAATTGTATTGTAGACTACGCGTGTAACGTTTTGTAATTAACAAGCGGCGTGAGGATTTAAGCATTCCTATGGTAAGTTTGCTCACCGTTGCGCTGTGTCGAGCTCTTTTTTATAAAATTGTTTACGATTCGTATAAAATCATAGCATTGTCAAAAAAAACGTTACACCGGCGTAACTGAAGCCGTTTCGCAAATACATTCGGACTGACACAAGAAACATTGCTTGATTAGCCTCATTGAAAAACAATTTTTCAAAAAAAGATGGATAAACTCTTTGTAATTTTATAATCTTAGTGTATAGTGGTTTTTATGAAACGAAAAATAAAATTGTTTTTTGATAAGCAGAATTTACGCAGAATGATTAACCAAACAGCAAGTTACTCCGAGATAATTATTGCGGGAATTATGCTTGTCGGAATTATTCTTCTTTCGGTGCGGGCATTCAGCGGTATTGTTACTATTATAACAACCTTTTTTACCGAAGACTCTATTCCGCCGGTGTCGGAATTTTTGTCTATTGTGTTTGAACTTGTGATTGGAATTGAGTTTATCAAGATGCTGGTAAAGCGCACACCGGCGAGTGCCATTGAGGTGCTGCTCTATACCATTGCACGAAAACTTGTTGCCGACCACGGAAGCATGCTGGAATCTCTTTTAGGAGTTGTTGCGATTGCGATTCTTTTCGCAACGCGGAAATATTTGAATGACCCCGAAATTTATAATCACGAGTTAGAGGGCGACTATATTGTCAACGGCGGCACCAGTATTCAGGAAGTAAACAAACGTCTTGGAGCGGATTTTGATGCGGCAAAAGGAAACACGGTTGCCGGGTATCTTTTTAACTACTTAAAAAAAGAGGGAGTAAAACCAAGCTATCGATTAAAAACCACCATCGGCGATTTTGTGTTCGAGATTTATGAGATGGACGATGATCTTATTCGACATATAAAAATTACACCGCTAAAATAGGTTTACTCGTAAGTACATTTTTTACTGAAAATAAGTCCAAGTTGGCGGAACCCTGCGCTTTCCATTGTGGTATAAAAATACGATGGCAACCATCGGTCGGTAAGTTGTAAAAAGCGAAACATGGTATCATCTGCAAAGCTTATCGCTTTGTGCAATAATTCTTTTCCCAGCCCAAAACCGCGATACTCGGGTAAAATACGAAAAACAGGAATTTCTAAACTTTGCCCCTTAGAAGGAAGAAGCAAACAGCAGCCGATTACTTCTTCGTCATTTTTTATCAAAATCACCGTACTGTTTTCCGTATCTTTCAAAGCTATTTCTTCTATGCACAGTTCTTGCAACAGGCTGTACTCAAAAAGAGAAAAAGCATCTTGATTTTCATGATTCAAAGGCATTGCTGAAGAATCTCTTAAAAAATCAATTAAAAAAGAAGATGAAAGCGTTTTTAGCGGCACGGTTTCAAAAACAAAATCTTCTCGAATAAGGTCGCCGGTTTCCTCTTCTTCAAAACATAGCGGCTCTAAGTTGTGTTGCTCCCGCAAATCATTAAACCATGCATAAATTACCGCGCGCATTTCCGCTTCTTTAAATTTATACCAGCGATGTTCAATTTCAGGAAAGTCTTTTAGTGCTTCTTTAAAGTTTTTAAAAACTCCCTTCCGCTGCGAAAAAATATCACGCAGTTGCTCTCTTAAAACAGGATTACGGATTTCCGCCGTAAACCGCTCCATAACTCTAAATCCGCAGGAGGAATTCCAATCGGGAATAGCATAGAATCTATTCTCCGGTTCATTCTCTATTGCTGTTATTGCATCCGTTTGATTGATACATTTACCGGTTTGAATATCAAAAAGATAGCGGTCATGTTGATTTTCCATAGCGAAAATAAGCTCGCCTATTGTTTCAGGCGATAGAAAAATATCCATACCATTTGATATTATCATGGAAAAATGATATAATAAAGTCCTCAAGGAATGTTAGGAGGTTATAACATGAGTGATATTGTTTATATTGAGGGACGAGAGATTCTTGATTCAAGAGGCAACCCCACTGTAGAAGTAGATGTCGTATTAAGTGACGGAAGTTTGGGAAGAGCCTGTGTTCCTTCCGGGGCTTCTACCGGTGAGTTTGAAGCATTGGAAATGCGTGACGGAGATAAAAACCGATACGGCGGGAAAGGTGTATTAAAAGCGGTTGATAATGTAAACACGCTTATTGCCGAAGAGCTTGACGGTATGGATGCTTTAGAGCAAGGCGAAATTGATGCGGCAATGCTTAATCTTGACGGCACACCGAATAAATCAAAACTTGGCGCAAATGCAATGCTCGGCGTTTCGATGGCGGTTGCCCGCGCTGCGGCGGATTGCATCGGCATTCCTTTGTACCGCTATCTTGGTGGTGCCCATACTTTCCAAATGCCGGTTCCGATGGCAAATATTATTAACGGCGGAAAGCATTCGGATAATAAAATAGACTTTCAGGAATTTATGATTATGCCGCTCGGAGCGGACTCTATTCATGAAGCAATTCGCATGAGTGCGGAAGTATTCCATGCATTAAAAGCATTACTGAAGGCTGACGGAAAAGCAACCTCCGTCGGAGATGAAGGCGGTTTTGCCCCCGACCTCGATAACGAACAAGCGCTTGAATATATTATGAAGGCAATTGCAAAGGCGGGATTACAACCGGGTGCCGATATTTCTATTGCGCTTGACTGTGCCTCATCGGAGCTTTTTGATGAAGGAGACCGAAAAGGCTATAAGTTCTGGAAATCAAATCCGAATAAATTGTTTACCGCAGTCGAAATGGTAGAGTTGTACAAAAAATGGGTTGATGCGTATCCGATTGTTTCAATTGAAGACCCGCTTGATCAAAACGATTGGGAAGGCTATGCACATATTACCAAAGAACTTGGCAATAAGATTCAAATTGTCGGAGACGACTTTTTTGTAACCAACACCGAACGTCTTGCTCGCGGAATTAAGGAAGGCTCTTGCAATTCAATTCTTATTAAATTGAATCAAATCGGCACGGTAACCGAAACGATTGATGCAATCAAGATGGCACAAAACGCAGGCTACACAGCCGTTATTTCCCACCGCTCAGGCGAAACCGAGGATGCCTTTATTGCAGACCTCGCGGTTGCCCTTGAAACCGGACAGATTAAAACCGGATCTATGAGCCGCAGCGACCGCATCGCAAAGTATAACCAGCTTATCCGCATTGAAGAAGAGCTCGGTGTACAAGCACGCTACGCAGGCGCCGCAACCTTTGCAAAATTTAACCGCTAAACGTTTTTAACGGTTAATCGTAAAAAAAGCTGCCCGAAGAAGGCAGCTTTTTTTTTAAGCTGATCTATTGCATTATCATAAACAATTTTATAAAAACTAAACCGTCTGCGTGGAACCACGGTCGTCCGTGCCCGTGCCGAAATCTACATTTCTCTGGTGCAGGGGTTAAGGGGACGGGAGCGCGGCGAAGGATAAACCGGCAAGACTAAGGGCAACCCCAAGCCTGTACAATACACATTAGTATGGTAAATTACTCATCGTTGCTAAATTCCAAACGACGTTTTAAAGCATCAACATAAAACTGTAAAATTGATGCTTTAAAACTCGTAGGCGAAGTTAGAGTAAATTTTCAAAACTTCGCCCTTGCGCCGTGTCGGACTCTTTTTTATAAAAATTTGGTTTCGTATTGGATACATTAAAAAACTATTGGAATTAACACACCAAAGCGGGGGCAAGGGGCGACAGCCCTTTGTTCATGCATAAGCCCTGTACAAAGAACCGAGTAAACGGTTGTTATTTTCAGGCAGGTCAAATATAAATTATTATCCGCAAAATAATTCGGGGGATAATCCTGAAAATTATTGTTATGAGGTTCTCTGCTATGTTATTTATCAGCCATTTCAAGGATTAGCCCTATTTCACCTTCGGAACGTTTTAGTGCATTTGCGATTGCTTCAATAGTCCACCCGCTGTTGTAAAGTTTAAGCACATTTTCTCGTGTTTCGATTGAGGGAGAGCCGCTTCCTGCAGTTTTTGCCGGCATTTCAGATTTTAGAAGGACTCCTAAAAGCTTTAACTGGCTTTCGGAATTCTTTGAAATTTCCTGTAATCTGGTTTCGGTTGCCGCAAGCCATTCCCGGGCATTTTGCATCTTTTCGATCCGCTCTTCCATCTCTTCTAAAAGAGAATCTATTGTTTCCATTTGTGCCCGAACGGCTTCGGTTTTGTTTTGATTTTCCAAAACCACGGTTAAATCATTTCGTACGCTTTCAAGCTCCGGAGAAACGGTGGTTAGTTCCCCTTTAAAGTCTTTTATATTATTTTCGAGCGCTTTAAGATTTTCAAAGGCATCGTCAATATTTTTTACCGTTTGATCAAGTACAAGACCTTTTTTCTCAAGCCTGTCATATCGGGTATTCACATCACTGATACTTTCTTCAATTTTTCTGATTTGAACTTGATACTGCTGCAAATCATCATTGACAGCATTAATTTCCAGAATCTTTCTATCCATTGACTCTGAAAAGCCTTCAAGTTTTGCAAATTCTCCTTCAAGAATGTCAATGTTTTTTCGCTCTTCCATAAAGCGAGCTATTTTTTGCTCGGCTTCTTCTTCTAAGTGTTTGACTTTTTCATATTGTAAGCTGAGCTTATCCATTGTATCCCGATAAATTTCAAACTTGGCAATTTCATTAGTGATTCTTGTGATATCTTCTTCAAGTCCTGCTTTTAATTCATCTGCGCGCTCAAAAACCTTTGTTTGATTAATAAAGGCTGCTTGCCTTTTTTCAATTTCATCAAGGCTCTGTGTAAGTCGCTCGGAATCGTTTTGTATTTTTGTCAAAAGTCCTTCTTGTGTGCTAACGATTTGAGTTTGTAACGATTGAATCATATCTCTGACTGTCTGCAAAGATGATTCAGTTTCAAAAGTTGCCTCACGGATTTTTTTGTCGATTAGCTGACTCGCCTGCTCACAGTCGTTTTGTAAGGTTGCCGTTACGGATTCCGCATGATTGGTTAAATTGTTTTTTACATTTGCAATCATCTCATCCATTTCTTCAAATTTTTTATTTAATTCTTCAAAAGCTTCATCGCTTTTTAACGCAAATTCTTTATATTGAGAATTATATTTTGCATCAAGATTTTCTATTGCAGTCTCGGTCAAAGCTGCAAAACTGCTGATTTTTCCGTCAAATAAGCTCCGGGCATCCGCAAATTGTCTATCGCTTCCGGTTTTCCAGGATTCAAGGTTCTGATGTATTTCGGCAAAATTTTGTTCAGCCTGCGTTTTTATATTCTCTATATATTCTGACAGTTCTTTAGCGTTTGCTTCTAAATCCCGCGTTTGCGTTTTTAGCGTTTCCTGCATTTTTTGTTGCATGTCCAAAACTTCTTCTTCCAACGAGATGCTTGCTTTTTCTTTTAAGGTTTCTGCGGTGTTTTTCAGTTCTGTAATATATTGTTCAAGACTTTGATCGTTACCGCTAATTCTTCGTTTAAGATTTTCTTCTATTTGAGAAACTTGTTGGCTCAATTTTAAAAACTGCCCATTGTTCTCTTCCGCAAGTTTTAGTAACCGTTGTTTTAATTCTTTTTTATACGCATCTTCAATATCACGGCGGGATGATTCGTTTTCGGAAGCAAGTAAAGTCAACTTTTCTTCCAAATCATTACGCCACTCATCAATACGAATATTTAGCACATCCCCGCGCTTTTGCAAATCTTCAAAAAAGTCATCTTGAAATAGCTTCAATTTTTCAGATGCATTTGCATATGCGGTATTCTTTAACTCATTTAGTTCATTATTGATTTCTTCCATTTTGGTTATCAAGGTATTATACCGTTCGGTGAAGTTTGCCTCAAAACCGGTTTGCTTTTCTTCAGCAATCCGCACATAGTCATTAAAGCTTTGCTTGAATTTTTCTTCAGTTTCTGTACTCAGTTTTTTGAGCTCTTCCTCTAATGTGTCAATCCCCGCGATTGCTTGTTCAATTTTATTGTAGCGAAATTCCACCTCTTTTTGATAGTTAATAAATTTAACATTAGACGATTGCGAGAGTTTCGTAAGGCTTTCATTGAGCGTTGTGGAAATTGTTTGGAGCTTTTCATGAGAAGCTGTGGAAAGCGTTTGGATGTTTTCATTAAGCGTTGCAGCCAATGTTTGTATTTTTTCTTTTAAACCTGTTTCCGTGTGTTTAAAGGTGTTTTGAATTTGAACCGAATGCTCGGTTGATTTATTTTCTGCGTTGCTTATCTTTTCAAGTAGATTTTGCACCTTAGCATCTACTTTGCTTTCAATTTCGGCAAAATCGGTTTTCATAACGGAAACATAAGATTTAGCTTCCTCTGTCCAGCCTTGTTTAAATTCCGCAGCAAGTTTTTTTGTATCCGCGAGATTGGTTTTTATCTGTTGATCAAGCACAGCGGAGCGCTCCTCAAGCGTATTTTTATACTTTTTAATCCGCTCAATCGTTTGAGATTCTAATTTTTTAAATGCTTCATCTTCAAAATTTTCCGCTTTTTTTGCCGCATCCTCTAAAGCTTTTTTATATAATTCATTCAGTTTAATGGCGGCAACCTCAAATAACGATTCGGATTTTCTTTCAGTGTCGGTAAGGCGCTTTTCAAGCTCGGAAATTCCCTCGGTAATTTCGGCAAAAATATCCTTTTTGGCGTCTGCAAGATTTTGTGCGTTCTCCGCTCTAAAGGTATTTTGTACTTCAGGAAGAGCATCAATTATTTGTTGTAATTCCGCTTTTGAATCGTGGATAGCTTTTCCTAAAGAATCTATAAATCCGGACTCTTTAGTAATTTCAGTTAAATTTTTTTGTGCAACGGAAGTTAATTCCATAAGTTGTTTTATTGTTTGTTCCGAGTTTTTTGCATGTTGATCGATACTTTCGATGGTAGCACTTCTTACCGCAAGTTTATCGGCTTGTTGCATAAATTTATCATATATATCATCAAGTCTTTTTACCGAAGCAAGGGCTTGTTCCTGTTGCACGCTGAGCTCAATGCCGGCATTTCGCAGTTGATTTGTTTTCTCGGTTACAAAAGCTTCCAGCTCTTCTCTGACTCGATCTCCGTACTTCTTTGCTTTTTCAATCGATCTATTGTTTTTATCCATTTGACGCGATAAAAGAACCATTCCTAACGAGATTGCGGAGGTTATCGCAACGATTAAAAAATATTCCATGTTCCCACCTTATGATAAATCCTGCTAAGTAATTTTTTATTTTAACAGTATTACTGTATCATATATTGTAATAATTGACGATAGTCGGAGAAAAAAAAGTCAGCGCCTTGTATGCGCTTTCCGAAAATCCTTGAAAATCCGCTTTGTATACCAACCATGCAGCCGGCAGCTTTTGCCCCTTCAACATCATAGTTATTATTGCCTATATAAAGTATCTGATTGCAAGGCAACTTAAGTTTTTCTGCAAGTGCATAAAATGAAAGCGGAGAGGGTTTTAAAGCGCCCACTTCTTCCGTTCCCAATGCGGCATCACAGAGGGGCAAAACACCCCAAACATCATTTTTTTGAGATGGAGGAAAGTCGGAAAGCAGGGCAATTTTATAGCCGTGTGCTTTCAGCGTTTTAATTGTTTGCAACATATGGGGAAATGGTTTCACTTTGTCAAAATATTTTTTCCAACCTTGATAAATCTCTGTTTCTATAAAATTTTTTACCGCTTTTGCATCTTTTCCCGTTTTTTCCGCAATAAGCGTAGCTTGCAAATCAAAAAAATCAGCAAGAGGTTCCTCAGGATTTTCTATTTGAAGTTTCCGCAACTTTTTTCGAACTTCCCCAAAGGCAATCATAAGCTTCAAATGCCGAATCATAAAGGGAGTAATTCGTAAAAAAAAATGCTCTTCGGGGTACAATGTGCCGTCTATATCAAAGGCAACTGCTTTAACAATCTTAAGTTTTTCAATGAGTGTTGCCATAAGATATTATACAATAGAATAAAAGATTTTGTCTATTATAAAAATCAAGTGATTTATTGCTGCTTTTTGCATGACGGCCGCATCTTACAGGATCCTTGGTGCTACGATAATGTTTTGTAATTACGTTGTTGTTATACTATTTGGAGCATTAACCATAACGGCCTGAAGATTCAAGCATTACTATGGTAAATTGCCCACCCTTGCGAAATTCCAAACGATGTTTTAAAGCATCAACACAAAACCATAAAATTGAAGCTTTAAAACTCGTTGGCGAACCAAAAGTAGCAATTCCAAGGTTTCGCCCTTGCGCCGTGTCGGGCTTTTTTTATAATAGGGAGTTTTTAAACTCGCAGGTTTCATTTTGCCATGGACGGCAAAAATCAGAACCGCCATGGACGGCGGTGGTTCCAGGCAGAAATGAGTTTGAAAACTACCACATTTGTATAATAGGAGTTTTCAAACTCATGGTTTAGTTTTTGCCATGGACGGCAAAAACTAAACCGGGACTCTTTTTTGTAAGATGTGTTAAAAACGGATCGAGGTATTAAAAAAACGTTATACCGGAAAACTTGCTCTCCATGCATATGGCTTCTTCTTTGTTGACAGTAGATTTTCCTCATGTTATTTTGTTTTTATGAAGTCCGGAATTATGATAGATTCAATTTATGTGGAAGTATGGCGTAAAAATATAAAAACTATTCGCTTGGTAATCAATCCCAGAACGGGGGAGCCGCGCGTTTCAGCTCCGATGCATGTTTCCGATGAAGAGCTTTTGCGTTTTATAGAAAAATATGCTGAATGGATTAAAAAAAATCGAAAAAAAATGAAAGCTCGCAGGGACGGACGGGAATCACAGCGCCGACTTAATGAGGGTGATACGGTTCCGCTTTGGGGTGAGCCACACCGGATTCGCATAGATTTTGACGCAAAAAGAGCTACTGTTTCTGCCTCTGAAGGGGTTCTTCATTTTAAATTGCCGCATGGCGCTGATATCATAAAGAAGAACGAAGTTTTGGAGCGTTTATACAAGAGAGAGTTAAAAACTTTTATTGAAGAAATTTTACCCCACTGGGAGAATAAAACAAAAGAGAAAGTGTCGGTAATTCGATACCGTAGTATGCGCTCAAGGTGGGGAACATGTAACCCGCGCGATAAAATTATTACATTGAATACAAAACTCGCCGCTTTTCCGTATGAGTGTGCGGAAGTTGTTTTAGTGCACGAGATTGCGCATTTTAAAGAAGCCTCGCATAATGCAAAATTTAAATCGTATTTAACAAAGTTTTTACCCGACTGGAAAAAAAGACAGGATTATTTAAAAGAGGCGGCATATTAACGGAGCACTGTTAAAAATATCGATTTATTGTTATTACCGCTTCGAATAAGTTTGCCGACATCTGTTTAATGCTGATCGAGTAAACATTTTGCAATTAAATTGCTGTCATACCTATCGGATTATCAACAATGTCGGCTGATAATTTCGGCATTTCTATAATAATTTGCCATGAATGGCGCCGATTTCATGCAAACACGATGTTTTAAAAGCCTAATATTTTTCAAGAGCTTTTAAAACTTGTCGGCTAGTTTTGCTTAGGATTTTTTTCGCCCAACTCCCGTACCTGATTTTTCAACTTAGCTGCGTCCTTTGATTGCTTTGCAAGCCGAGCCGCCAAAAGCCGCGACAAAAAAATACCGTAATGAGGATATTCTTCAATCAGATGCATAAATTGCATCTTAGGAATTGAAACAAGCGTTCCTTCTCCGATTGCAACAATGGTTGCGGATCGCTTATCATTTAAGAGAAACGCCATTTCTCCGATAAAAATATCTGCAGGTGTAAGCACTGACAAGAGTTTATTGTCTACGTACACCGCATATCTGCCGGAGCAAATATAAAATAAATGATTTGACTCTTCATTTTCTTTACACACAACCTGCATATGTTTAAATGTCAGCATTTTTTGTGATTTTAAAATTGCCGGTGTAAGGTTTGCTACGTTTTTTTGGTTTGGAATTTCAAACGAAACCTCATTTCCAATATCATTATACCTAAGATTTTGTATAAAATTTTGAATAATTTTTATGCCCATGCCGTGCAAATCAGGTTTAAATTCAGCCTTAAGTCTTGATCGCCAATCAAACCCTTTTCCTTCATCTCGTATACTTATCTGAGTACGCTCGGGAGTAATATCATAGGTTATATACACCTTTTTTTTGCTTATCTCAGGCTCCTTTTGTTTTATGGCGATAAGGTCCAGCATATTTTTTCCCTGACTGAGCCACGCTGTTTTTTCTTCATAACTGATATTGCAATTTCCATGCTCAATTGCATTCAGCAAAAGTTCCATCATTGCATTCTGGAAAGAGGTGCGCTCCGAATCATTTATTCTATTGGTATTATATAAATAAGTGCCAATTAAACTGGTGTAAAAAATAATTTCAAACGGATCAGTATTGCTTATAAAATTACCGTGTTCATGTTCTTCAATACTATTATGCATTCCCCGGTTAAATAAAAAATGCTGATGTCTGTCGATAATTTTTATAATTTGCGAAGAGTGATTTTCAAAATCTTCACGAGTCGCTACAAATAAAAAATTCGGCTCTTTTTGTCTTTCAAGGGTCGCTTTTTCACTTGCGGTATTTGTGATAGCAATAACTCCGCCGAATAAAAGCCAAGGATCATCGGTTATAATTTTAAGACATGATTTTGCATCAACCGCAGGATCTCCGAAATCAATTATTTTGATTTCAGGCATTTCATATTTAAAAACGGAAACAGCTTCTTCATAAGAAGATAGTGTTTGAATAACAATATCCGATTTCGTATTGCGGTATGCTTCTGTTACTGCTTGAATGGTTGACGGAACAGTGGTTACAATAGGAAATTTTTTCATCGTTATACACCTCAAAAATATATAGATTACTTGTAAAAAATTCTAAATAAGTTTTCAAGTAACTTCACTATACACAAATTTTCTACTCTTTCATATAGCCCGGTAAAAACATCGATATAATTAATGTAGCGTTTTTTTGATACCTCTATCCGTGTTTGATATATCGTAAACAATTTTATAAAAAAGAGTCCAACGGTTTGGTTTTGACGCCCATGTCAAAACCAAACCTTGCGAGTTTTAAAGCTTTGCAAATAGTCTTGCTTTAAAACGTCGCTGCTGCTTGGAACCACGGGCGTCCGTGCCCGTTCTGAGTTTTGACAACGGTGAGTACACTTACCATAGGGATGCTGAAGCCGCAAAACCATTACTGTCAATATACTGAACTGATATTGACATTTCCAGATGCATTAAGGGCTTGGACAGCCCTTAGACC contains these protein-coding regions:
- a CDS encoding copper resistance protein NlpE, whose translation is MRKRTLFITVICMAVLLASCASTQTETEKQPAAKAEQFFDSTFVGILPAADAPGINTRLTLNADYTFSCTQQGLGKVSDVFKETGKWEFTAEKKIQLFHDSGMVTYYKIINENEIQLLGIENVDELNSPLAEFYILKRETK
- a CDS encoding transporter associated domain-containing protein is translated as MKRKIKLFFDKQNLRRMINQTASYSEIIIAGIMLVGIILLSVRAFSGIVTIITTFFTEDSIPPVSEFLSIVFELVIGIEFIKMLVKRTPASAIEVLLYTIARKLVADHGSMLESLLGVVAIAILFATRKYLNDPEIYNHELEGDYIVNGGTSIQEVNKRLGADFDAAKGNTVAGYLFNYLKKEGVKPSYRLKTTIGDFVFEIYEMDDDLIRHIKITPLK
- a CDS encoding GNAT family N-acetyltransferase codes for the protein MIISNGMDIFLSPETIGELIFAMENQHDRYLFDIQTGKCINQTDAITAIENEPENRFYAIPDWNSSCGFRVMERFTAEIRNPVLREQLRDIFSQRKGVFKNFKEALKDFPEIEHRWYKFKEAEMRAVIYAWFNDLREQHNLEPLCFEEEETGDLIREDFVFETVPLKTLSSSFLIDFLRDSSAMPLNHENQDAFSLFEYSLLQELCIEEIALKDTENSTVILIKNDEEVIGCCLLLPSKGQSLEIPVFRILPEYRGFGLGKELLHKAISFADDTMFRFLQLTDRWLPSYFYTTMESAGFRQLGLIFSKKCTYE
- the eno gene encoding phosphopyruvate hydratase → MSDIVYIEGREILDSRGNPTVEVDVVLSDGSLGRACVPSGASTGEFEALEMRDGDKNRYGGKGVLKAVDNVNTLIAEELDGMDALEQGEIDAAMLNLDGTPNKSKLGANAMLGVSMAVARAAADCIGIPLYRYLGGAHTFQMPVPMANIINGGKHSDNKIDFQEFMIMPLGADSIHEAIRMSAEVFHALKALLKADGKATSVGDEGGFAPDLDNEQALEYIMKAIAKAGLQPGADISIALDCASSELFDEGDRKGYKFWKSNPNKLFTAVEMVELYKKWVDAYPIVSIEDPLDQNDWEGYAHITKELGNKIQIVGDDFFVTNTERLARGIKEGSCNSILIKLNQIGTVTETIDAIKMAQNAGYTAVISHRSGETEDAFIADLAVALETGQIKTGSMSRSDRIAKYNQLIRIEEELGVQARYAGAATFAKFNR
- a CDS encoding SpiroCoCo family coiled-coil protein, coding for MEYFLIVAITSAISLGMVLLSRQMDKNNRSIEKAKKYGDRVREELEAFVTEKTNQLRNAGIELSVQQEQALASVKRLDDIYDKFMQQADKLAVRSATIESIDQHAKNSEQTIKQLMELTSVAQKNLTEITKESGFIDSLGKAIHDSKAELQQIIDALPEVQNTFRAENAQNLADAKKDIFAEITEGISELEKRLTDTERKSESLFEVAAIKLNELYKKALEDAAKKAENFEDEAFKKLESQTIERIKKYKNTLEERSAVLDQQIKTNLADTKKLAAEFKQGWTEEAKSYVSVMKTDFAEIESKVDAKVQNLLEKISNAENKSTEHSVQIQNTFKHTETGLKEKIQTLAATLNENIQTLSTASHEKLQTISTTLNESLTKLSQSSNVKFINYQKEVEFRYNKIEQAIAGIDTLEEELKKLSTETEEKFKQSFNDYVRIAEEKQTGFEANFTERYNTLITKMEEINNELNELKNTAYANASEKLKLFQDDFFEDLQKRGDVLNIRIDEWRNDLEEKLTLLASENESSRRDIEDAYKKELKQRLLKLAEENNGQFLKLSQQVSQIEENLKRRISGNDQSLEQYITELKNTAETLKEKASISLEEEVLDMQQKMQETLKTQTRDLEANAKELSEYIENIKTQAEQNFAEIHQNLESWKTGSDRQFADARSLFDGKISSFAALTETAIENLDAKYNSQYKEFALKSDEAFEELNKKFEEMDEMIANVKNNLTNHAESVTATLQNDCEQASQLIDKKIREATFETESSLQTVRDMIQSLQTQIVSTQEGLLTKIQNDSERLTQSLDEIEKRQAAFINQTKVFERADELKAGLEEDITRITNEIAKFEIYRDTMDKLSLQYEKVKHLEEEAEQKIARFMEERKNIDILEGEFAKLEGFSESMDRKILEINAVNDDLQQYQVQIRKIEESISDVNTRYDRLEKKGLVLDQTVKNIDDAFENLKALENNIKDFKGELTTVSPELESVRNDLTVVLENQNKTEAVRAQMETIDSLLEEMEERIEKMQNAREWLAATETRLQEISKNSESQLKLLGVLLKSEMPAKTAGSGSPSIETRENVLKLYNSGWTIEAIANALKRSEGEIGLILEMADK
- a CDS encoding HAD family hydrolase yields the protein MATLIEKLKIVKAVAFDIDGTLYPEEHFFLRITPFMIRHLKLMIAFGEVRKKLRKLQIENPEEPLADFFDLQATLIAEKTGKDAKAVKNFIETEIYQGWKKYFDKVKPFPHMLQTIKTLKAHGYKIALLSDFPPSQKNDVWGVLPLCDAALGTEEVGALKPSPLSFYALAEKLKLPCNQILYIGNNNYDVEGAKAAGCMVGIQSGFSRIFGKRIQGADFFFSDYRQLLQYMIQ
- a CDS encoding M48 family metallopeptidase, which codes for MIDSIYVEVWRKNIKTIRLVINPRTGEPRVSAPMHVSDEELLRFIEKYAEWIKKNRKKMKARRDGRESQRRLNEGDTVPLWGEPHRIRIDFDAKRATVSASEGVLHFKLPHGADIIKKNEVLERLYKRELKTFIEEILPHWENKTKEKVSVIRYRSMRSRWGTCNPRDKIITLNTKLAAFPYECAEVVLVHEIAHFKEASHNAKFKSYLTKFLPDWKKRQDYLKEAAY
- a CDS encoding cyclic nucleotide-binding domain-containing protein, yielding MKKFPIVTTVPSTIQAVTEAYRNTKSDIVIQTLSSYEEAVSVFKYEMPEIKIIDFGDPAVDAKSCLKIITDDPWLLFGGVIAITNTASEKATLERQKEPNFLFVATREDFENHSSQIIKIIDRHQHFLFNRGMHNSIEEHEHGNFISNTDPFEIIFYTSLIGTYLYNTNRINDSERTSFQNAMMELLLNAIEHGNCNISYEEKTAWLSQGKNMLDLIAIKQKEPEISKKKVYITYDITPERTQISIRDEGKGFDWRSRLKAEFKPDLHGMGIKIIQNFIQNLRYNDIGNEVSFEIPNQKNVANLTPAILKSQKMLTFKHMQVVCKENEESNHLFYICSGRYAVYVDNKLLSVLTPADIFIGEMAFLLNDKRSATIVAIGEGTLVSIPKMQFMHLIEEYPHYGIFLSRLLAARLAKQSKDAAKLKNQVRELGEKNPKQN